The stretch of DNA TTGTTGGCAATGGGTACAATTGTTTGTGCCGCTAAGTGTATGACTGATTCAATTTCGTATTCAGCCAGGATCCTTTCAAGTTTTCTCGAATCGGAAAGATCGCCCCTTACAATCGTTGTTTTCTCAAACAGCTTGGATGCTATCAGTTGAGTTCCGGGAACCCAATCTCTGAGTAAAATAACGACATCAGTGCCTTTCTCGAGCAACTTCTCAACAAGCCAACCTCCTACCAGGCCGCTTGCGCCGGTAATAAAAGTTCGTCGATCTTGCCAAAAGCTCTGCATTACCATGTCCTCCAAGGAGCTTCCCCAGAGACCCATAAGCTTTCTAAATATCTCAAGTCTCTAAGTGTGTCCATGCACTGCCAAAATCCATCATGGCAATAAGCAGATAGTTGCCCTTCTTGAGACAAATTTTCCAAAAGTTCAGCTTCCAATGAGCTTTTTGTACTCTTGATCATATTCAAAACTTCTGGCTCAAAAACCATGAAGCCACCATTGATCCACCCTTCACCTGTCTGTGGTTTTTCGGTAAATTTTTTCACCAAACCATTTTCCATAAACAATCCACCATAGCGGGCAGGGGGCCTGACTGCTGTAACGGTTGCAAGTTTTCCCATTTTCTTGTGGTGTTTGACAAGTTCATCAATATTAATATTTGCAACACCATCGCCATAGGTAACCATGAAAGTTTCACCTTTAACCCATGGCCCTAGACTTTTAACGCGTCCACCTGTCATTGTGTCTAGGCCTGTTTCTTCTAAGTGAATATTCCACTCATCTTGCTCGCGCTGAAGGATCCTGCTTTCTCCATTTTTGATAGAGACGGTGATGTTTCCAGAGTATCGTACGTAATCTATAAAGTACTTTTTAATAAAATCGGCCTTATAGCCCAAACCTAAAACAAAATCATTAAAACCATAGCGAGCATAGATTTTCATAATGTGCCACAGGATTGGTCTGCCACCAACTTCGACCATCGGCTTTGGGCGATTTTCTGTTTCTTCGCTGAGGCGTGTGCCGAATCCACCGGCTAGGATAATTGTTTTCATTGTTGTTTGCTTATTTGTTGCAATTAGTTTGGCTTTTAGGCAGTCTTTTGCACATAAGCTTCCTTTTCGATTTTCTCACGGAGGGAATTGTTGCCATCAACCACATATCGTCTCCCCTCCCTCGGGCACACCAAATCATCCCCTAACTTTTCACCTGCGTGACTCACCCATCCAACTTGCCGAGCTGGATTACCAACCACGAGAGCCTGTGGTTTAACATCCTTGGTCACAACTGCCCCAGCACCGATCATAGAATAAGCTCCCAAGCGCACGCCACAGAGGATGGTAGCATTAGCGCCAATAGTTACGCCCTTTTCTACATGGGTTGGCAAAAACTCATCCTTGCGTTCAACTTCGGCTCTTGGGGTCATTACATTGGTAAACACACAAGATGGGCCACAGAAAACGCCATCTTCTAAGGTAATACCTTTATAAATACTAACGTTGTTTTGGATTTTGCAATTGTTGCCGACAACAACTTCAGCTCCAATCATGACATTTTGGCCAATAACGCAATTGTCTCCAACGCAGGCTCCACGCATCACATGGCTGAAGTGCCAGATCTTGCTGCCTTTACCAATGCTGCAATTTGCATCAATAATAGCAGTTTCGTGTTGGAAATAGGTCGGATCCCTCTCATCCATTGCAACATAAGCACCGGTGCGAATAGATTTTTGTGCAGCATCAAGAACGCGCAAAACATTTAAGCCTTCAGGACCATCTGTGCGTGGCTGTTTACCAGTTTCGATGCAATCAAGAAAATGCTGACATTCAAGCTTTAACGGCTCACTCACCTCAAGAGGGACAGGAGTCACTTCTGCTTTTTCTGGAGTTGGAACTCCTTTAATCCAATTCACTTGATGTGGATATATTTTTAATTTTTGACCCCATTCTTGGCCGTCGTCAAATACAGCCATTCCCTTATCTCCAACAACTACTAATTTTTGCTCTTTGAAAGGGTGCAGCCAGGAGACAAAAATATGCGCTTGCACGCCACTGGCAAAGTGCATATGGGTCGTCGTACTATCTTCAATTGTTGGATTAATGTGGCGTGCTCCGGTGGCGAATATTTTTTCAGGCATTTCTCCCGTAAGAGCTAGAATCATCGAGATATCATGCGGGGCAAAACTCCAAAGGATATTTTCTTCATTGCGGAATTTTCCAAGATTAAGTCTGTTGGAGTAGAGATATTGCAGTTTGCCTAGGGTACCATTATCCACCATTTGTTTGAGCTGTAAGAAGGCAGGGTGATATTGCAATAGATGCCCTACCATTAGAGTGAGATTCTTGCTTTGCGCTAGTTCACAAAGCATTTGAGCATCCTCTACCGAAACTGCCAATGGCTTTTCAACAAAAACATGTTTACCGGTGTCTAGGGCCTGTGTGGCTAATGCAGCATGATGGATTGCCGGAGCTGCAATCACAATGCCTTTGATATCCGGAGTGCTTAGAATTTGTTCCGACGTAAGCATGGGAACATTGTGCTTTTTTGAGAGATTTTGTGCTAGTGATTCATTGTGGTCACAAACAGCAGTGAGTGCACCCAGTTCTGCAAAATTACGCACTAGGTTTTTCCCCCAGTGGCCACACCCTATGACTGCAATTTGAGGTTGTTTGTCAGGCATATCTCTTCTCCTCGAACGCGCGTTCAGTGATTCCCTTGATCTCACCACCACTCATCTCAACAACCCGATCACAATCCTTCAACGTACTCAACCTATGCGCGATCATAATAACTGTCCGATCTTTGCTCACATCACGAATGGTCTGCATCACCTGCGCCTCAGTCGTATTATCCAACGCAGATGTGGCTTCATCAAAAATAAGTACCTCAGGATTTCGGTAGAGTGCCCTGGCGATTGCAATGCGTTGGCGTTCACCCCCAGATAAACGAATGCCGCGCTCACCCACAATTGTCGTCATACCATCGGGGAGTTTTGCAATGAACTTTTCAAGTTGAGCATCACGGATGACTTGTTGGACGCGTTCATGGTCAATATCTTCAGATTTTTCTCCAAAGGTAATGTTGGCTTCAATGGTATCATCGGTCAGGTAAATTGATTGAGGTACATAGCCGATCAGCTGATGCCACTGATGTGTGGTGACGGGGTACAGTCCATCAACAACGATTTTTCCTGTATGCGGTTTTAGAAGACCTAACAGCATATCAATTAAAGTGGACTTTCCTGATCCGGTTTCTCCGACAATACCGATGCATTCGCCTTTGTTGATTTCAAGGTTAATGTTTTTAAGAGCATCTTGCTCGGTATTCAGGTAACGAAAACTGGCATTTTTAATGTAGACAGATTGCTGAAAGGAAAAATCAGTGACATCTTGCAATTGCTCAGTTGTTGCCGCAGTGGTGTATTCCTTATACACTCTTTCGATGTTTGGAATTACGGCTTTAAAGCTGTTGAGCTGTCCTATTACTCGATTCAGCCCGGGCATCAGGCGAAAACCAGCATAAAGGTAAACTCCTAGTGTGCCCATCATTTGCTGCGGGCTGTCGTTCTTCAGGCACATATAACTAATGCTGATAACAAATAAACTTACAAATAACAGCTCTATCGCCAAGCGAGGTAGGTGATTGGTTGCAGTTTGTAAGGCTTGAATTCGGGATTGATGCCGGGCATGTTCTTGGTAGGCATCAATAAAGCTGTGTTTTTTGCCAAGCAGAATTATCTCTTTGAAAGCATGAAAAAATTGCAATAGGTAGTGGTGGCACTTCAAAGATGCTTCTTGTAGTCTTTGTCCCCATCGATAAAACAAGGGCAGTAATCCTTTGGCAATCCCAAAAACCAGAATGGCTCCAATGCTAAAAATAATTAAAGCAAGCGGTGGATTGACCCAAATGATCATCCCTACGAGACAGGTAAAAATAACGCCTTCCGAAAGTACGCTGGCAAGAGCAATCATGCCTGTGGAAAACACTTGGTCCGTATCTCCATTTACCACTGACAACCCATAAGACGAGTTCCTAGTCAAATAAACTCCATAGTCCATTTCGGCAAAGCGATGCAGTAGTTTGTTTTTGAAGTTGTAGCTCATGCGTTGGATTGTGAAGTTTTGGAAAAACACTTCAATAGCTGCAAATAGGTTTTTGACTAAATAGATCAAACCACACGCTATGGTGATATAAAAAACGGCGCTGCTTGGAGAAAGCTCTCCTGTGATGCCGACTTTTTTCAAATACCGAACGCCTGCCTCTGGGTCATTCAAGACTTGCGCAAACACAGCAACAACTGACGCTGTGATGATTTCAAAAAACGAAATCACCAAGGCAAACACACCCAGCAAAATACATTGCTTTTTCTCCTTGGGAGAAAGCAGGGCGTAGAGTTTTGCAGTGGCTGAAGCGATTGAGGGGGTCATGCAGATGTCAGAGATCAGATGTCAGAGTTCAGAAAACGGATGTCGGAGGCCATCAATCTGACCTCTGACCTCTGTTTTCTGAACTCTGGCACGCTACCGCCACCCGGGTGAAATCACTCACCCAGAGGCTTAAAATTAAAACACAGTTGGCGTGTTATACCACGCCAGCTTCTAAATTTTCTACTTATTTTTCTTGTTGTTGCCTGTCTCTTGAAACATACAAGAGGGCAGGGGTTAAAATACGTTCTTTAGTCCAAGTACCACATAATGTTTCATAAATTTCTTGCGGGTTTTGAATATCCACCAACATCACAGCGTCAAAACCTTTATCAGATAGGATCTTTGGTGCAACCCGACCAACATCCAAAGAACTCTGCATTGCAACAAGCTCTGCGATTTCAGCCAGTTCTCCATTGCCCACCAGAGCAATTTTACTCCAGCCTTTTTGTTCGCACTCGGCAA from Pseudomonadota bacterium encodes:
- the rfbF gene encoding glucose-1-phosphate cytidylyltransferase, yielding MKTIILAGGFGTRLSEETENRPKPMVEVGGRPILWHIMKIYARYGFNDFVLGLGYKADFIKKYFIDYVRYSGNITVSIKNGESRILQREQDEWNIHLEETGLDTMTGGRVKSLGPWVKGETFMVTYGDGVANINIDELVKHHKKMGKLATVTAVRPPARYGGLFMENGLVKKFTEKPQTGEGWINGGFMVFEPEVLNMIKSTKSSLEAELLENLSQEGQLSAYCHDGFWQCMDTLRDLRYLESLWVSGEAPWRTW
- a CDS encoding Gfo/Idh/MocA family oxidoreductase → MPDKQPQIAVIGCGHWGKNLVRNFAELGALTAVCDHNESLAQNLSKKHNVPMLTSEQILSTPDIKGIVIAAPAIHHAALATQALDTGKHVFVEKPLAVSVEDAQMLCELAQSKNLTLMVGHLLQYHPAFLQLKQMVDNGTLGKLQYLYSNRLNLGKFRNEENILWSFAPHDISMILALTGEMPEKIFATGARHINPTIEDSTTTHMHFASGVQAHIFVSWLHPFKEQKLVVVGDKGMAVFDDGQEWGQKLKIYPHQVNWIKGVPTPEKAEVTPVPLEVSEPLKLECQHFLDCIETGKQPRTDGPEGLNVLRVLDAAQKSIRTGAYVAMDERDPTYFQHETAIIDANCSIGKGSKIWHFSHVMRGACVGDNCVIGQNVMIGAEVVVGNNCKIQNNVSIYKGITLEDGVFCGPSCVFTNVMTPRAEVERKDEFLPTHVEKGVTIGANATILCGVRLGAYSMIGAGAVVTKDVKPQALVVGNPARQVGWVSHAGEKLGDDLVCPREGRRYVVDGNNSLREKIEKEAYVQKTA
- a CDS encoding ABC transporter ATP-binding protein — translated: MTPSIASATAKLYALLSPKEKKQCILLGVFALVISFFEIITASVVAVFAQVLNDPEAGVRYLKKVGITGELSPSSAVFYITIACGLIYLVKNLFAAIEVFFQNFTIQRMSYNFKNKLLHRFAEMDYGVYLTRNSSYGLSVVNGDTDQVFSTGMIALASVLSEGVIFTCLVGMIIWVNPPLALIIFSIGAILVFGIAKGLLPLFYRWGQRLQEASLKCHHYLLQFFHAFKEIILLGKKHSFIDAYQEHARHQSRIQALQTATNHLPRLAIELLFVSLFVISISYMCLKNDSPQQMMGTLGVYLYAGFRLMPGLNRVIGQLNSFKAVIPNIERVYKEYTTAATTEQLQDVTDFSFQQSVYIKNASFRYLNTEQDALKNINLEINKGECIGIVGETGSGKSTLIDMLLGLLKPHTGKIVVDGLYPVTTHQWHQLIGYVPQSIYLTDDTIEANITFGEKSEDIDHERVQQVIRDAQLEKFIAKLPDGMTTIVGERGIRLSGGERQRIAIARALYRNPEVLIFDEATSALDNTTEAQVMQTIRDVSKDRTVIMIAHRLSTLKDCDRVVEMSGGEIKGITERAFEEKRYA